The proteins below are encoded in one region of Micromonospora sp. DSM 45708:
- a CDS encoding DHA2 family efflux MFS transporter permease subunit: protein MTQQSVATSNKLDAAVLKVAGVVVLGAVMSILDVTVVSVAIPTFQREFDASYARVAWTMTGYTLALATVIPLSGWAADRFGTKRLYMVALALFTIGSGLCATADSIGELIAWRVVQGLGGGMLMPLGMTIMTRAAGPHRIGRLMAVLGIPMLLGPIGGPILGGWLIDTASWHWIFLINVPIGVVALLYAQLALPKDAPEPSESFDFLGMLMLSPGLALFLYGVSSLPEAGTVADTEVWLPMAAGAALVIAFIRYSFRPRHPLLDLRLFRNRNLTVAALTLVVFIIAFMGAGLLFPSYFLQIRGESTLNAGLLMAPQGIGAMLTMPIGGMLADRVPIGRTAPFSLVLIAAGFFTFTQVDTDTSYVLLCGSLFVMGLGMGGTMMPIMTSALKTLNAAEVARGSTLVNILQQIAGSVGAATMSVILTSELNGSRSIPGVTDPSTGAPVTEAQLAIAVQQQPELAQQFPVPPSLIERGLDFAASSFATTFWVAFGLAVLTFVPAAFLPRRREPSHLLHGEPGEEQRPTPVPMH from the coding sequence GTGACCCAGCAATCCGTAGCGACATCGAACAAACTCGACGCCGCGGTGCTCAAGGTGGCCGGTGTCGTCGTGCTCGGCGCGGTCATGTCGATCCTCGACGTGACCGTCGTCAGCGTGGCCATCCCGACGTTCCAGCGCGAGTTCGACGCCTCCTACGCGCGTGTCGCCTGGACCATGACCGGCTACACCCTCGCGCTGGCCACGGTGATTCCGCTCAGCGGCTGGGCCGCGGACCGGTTCGGCACCAAACGGCTCTACATGGTGGCGCTGGCGTTGTTCACCATCGGCTCCGGGCTCTGCGCCACCGCCGACTCCATCGGCGAGCTGATCGCCTGGCGGGTGGTCCAGGGCCTCGGCGGCGGCATGCTCATGCCGCTCGGCATGACGATCATGACGCGGGCCGCCGGCCCGCACCGGATCGGCCGGTTGATGGCCGTGCTCGGCATCCCCATGCTGCTCGGCCCGATCGGCGGCCCGATCCTCGGCGGCTGGCTGATCGACACCGCGAGCTGGCACTGGATCTTCCTGATCAACGTGCCGATCGGTGTGGTCGCGCTCCTCTACGCCCAGCTCGCCCTGCCGAAGGACGCCCCCGAGCCCTCGGAGTCCTTCGACTTCCTCGGCATGCTGATGCTCTCGCCGGGCCTGGCCCTGTTCCTCTACGGCGTCTCCTCGCTGCCGGAGGCCGGCACGGTCGCCGACACCGAGGTCTGGCTGCCGATGGCGGCCGGCGCCGCGCTCGTGATCGCGTTCATCCGCTACTCGTTCCGGCCCCGGCACCCGCTGCTCGACCTGCGGCTGTTCCGCAACCGCAACCTGACCGTCGCCGCACTCACCCTGGTCGTGTTCATCATCGCGTTCATGGGCGCGGGCCTGCTGTTCCCGAGCTACTTCCTCCAGATCCGGGGCGAGAGCACGCTCAACGCCGGCCTGCTGATGGCGCCGCAGGGCATCGGCGCGATGCTCACCATGCCGATCGGCGGCATGCTCGCCGACCGGGTGCCGATCGGCCGGACGGCGCCCTTCTCGCTGGTGCTCATCGCGGCCGGGTTCTTCACCTTCACCCAGGTCGACACCGACACGTCCTACGTGCTGCTCTGCGGCTCGCTGTTCGTGATGGGCCTCGGCATGGGCGGCACCATGATGCCGATCATGACCTCGGCGCTGAAGACCCTGAACGCGGCCGAGGTGGCCCGCGGCTCGACGCTCGTCAACATCCTCCAGCAGATCGCCGGGTCGGTGGGCGCCGCGACGATGTCGGTGATCCTCACCAGCGAGCTGAACGGCTCCCGGTCGATCCCCGGCGTGACCGATCCGAGCACCGGCGCGCCGGTCACCGAAGCCCAGCTCGCCATCGCGGTGCAGCAGCAGCCCGAGCTGGCCCAGCAGTTCCCGGTGCCGCCGTCGCTGATCGAGCGCGGGCTCGACTTCGCGGCCAGCTCGTTCGCCACCACGTTCTGGGTCGCCTTCGGGCTGGCGGTGCTCACCTTCGTCCCGGCCGCCTTCCTGCCCCGCCGGCGGGAGCCGTCGCACCTGCTGCACGGCGAGCCGGGGGAGGAGCAGCGCCCGACGCCGGTGCCGATGCACTGA
- a CDS encoding DUF305 domain-containing protein, producing the protein MVVVVVLAGLLGVGGCGGGPATPAASRPAPAVDDATSGIDALFLAMMVAHTEQTLEIVGVGLDRVADARVRTLIAAIRATETDELATMRRWLREAGPSAEAAVARHDHSGHSDAAAGLARLRGARAADVDRVLLDVLTRHQRTAAALAHAQVTAGTSERVRDLATRIDRSRTAEVALMADLSPA; encoded by the coding sequence GTGGTTGTGGTCGTGGTGCTGGCCGGATTGCTGGGTGTCGGCGGTTGTGGCGGGGGGCCGGCGACCCCGGCCGCGTCCCGGCCCGCGCCGGCCGTCGACGACGCCACCAGCGGCATCGACGCGCTCTTCCTGGCCATGATGGTGGCGCACACCGAGCAGACGCTGGAGATCGTCGGCGTCGGCCTCGACCGCGTCGCCGACGCGCGGGTGCGGACGCTGATCGCCGCGATCCGGGCCACCGAGACCGACGAGTTGGCCACCATGCGCCGGTGGCTGCGCGAGGCCGGCCCCTCGGCCGAGGCCGCCGTCGCCCGGCACGACCACTCCGGGCACAGCGACGCCGCCGCCGGCCTGGCCCGGCTGCGGGGCGCCCGGGCCGCCGACGTCGACCGGGTGCTGCTCGACGTGCTCACCCGCCACCAGCGCACCGCCGCCGCCCTGGCCCACGCCCAGGTCACCGCCGGCACCAGCGAACGGGTACGCGACCTCGCCACCCGCATCGACCGTTCCCGCACGGCCGAGGTCGCCCTGATGGCGGACCTGTCCCCGGCGTGA
- a CDS encoding lytic polysaccharide monooxygenase: MRRRITLPLLSAGAVAATLALAAPAQAHGYVSSPPSRQALCAQNRVPDCGQIRYEPQSVEGPKGLKSCHAGIAQFAVLNDDSRNWPATTVGSTATFTWINTARHATANWEYWIGNTRVAVVDGGGRQPDATVSHTVNLGGFSGRQKLLAVWNIADTANAFYACVDLQIGGGGNPTPTPSPTPSPTRTAAPSPTPGPTGSPVPGGTWTAGRAYQAGDTVTYGGLSYRCRQAHTAIAGWEPPNVPALWQQL; this comes from the coding sequence ATGCGCCGAAGAATCACCCTTCCACTGCTCAGCGCCGGTGCCGTCGCTGCGACCCTGGCGCTCGCCGCGCCCGCCCAGGCCCACGGCTACGTCTCCTCGCCGCCCAGCCGGCAGGCGCTCTGCGCGCAGAACCGGGTGCCCGACTGCGGGCAGATCCGGTACGAGCCGCAGAGCGTCGAGGGGCCCAAGGGCCTGAAGAGCTGCCACGCCGGCATCGCCCAGTTCGCGGTGCTCAACGACGACAGCCGCAACTGGCCGGCCACCACCGTCGGCAGCACGGCCACGTTCACCTGGATCAACACCGCCCGGCACGCCACCGCCAACTGGGAGTACTGGATCGGCAACACCCGCGTCGCGGTGGTCGACGGCGGTGGCCGGCAACCCGACGCCACCGTGTCGCACACCGTCAACCTGGGCGGCTTCTCCGGCCGGCAGAAGCTGCTCGCGGTCTGGAACATCGCCGACACCGCGAACGCGTTCTACGCCTGCGTGGACCTCCAGATCGGCGGCGGCGGCAACCCGACCCCCACGCCGTCGCCGACCCCGTCGCCCACCCGGACCGCCGCGCCGTCACCGACGCCCGGCCCGACCGGCTCGCCGGTGCCGGGCGGCACCTGGACCGCCGGCCGGGCGTACCAGGCCGGTGACACGGTGACCTACGGCGGCCTCAGCTACCGCTGCCGCCAGGCGCACACCGCGATCGCCGGCTGGGAGCCCCCGAACGTCCCCGCCCTCTGGCAGCAGCTCTGA
- a CDS encoding cellulose binding domain-containing protein, protein MRRSLPRPRRWTAYAASLLLATTALATVEPPPAGAAADPVAVTVNARAGLATVPDTALGVNHAIWDAKLGSTETSDLLKAAGVRMLRYPGGSYADIYHWKTHTAPGGYVAPDTDFDTFMAAARRVGAQPMIIANYGTGTPAEAAEWVRYANVTKGYGAKWWTVGNENYGNGLYGSAWEADDHADKSATQYAKLVIEYADAMKAVDPSVKVGAVLTMPGNWPDGITAGGDPGPWNRTVLSLAGPKIDFVDVHWYPGGTAAESLTRTNQLPDATWLLRQQIDRYAGPNADRIGISLTELNVDAGRTTQPGALFLADAYSGLLEQGVFTVQWWNVHNGIGTVSEVAGQTDYGDFGLLSSGGCTGDGEVCEPPFNTPFAPYHALSMMNTFARPGDQFVRAGTDQPLVTAHAVRRPDGSLAVLLLNKDPDTAYPVAVDYAGFTPADEAPTVHTLTNGAGAVTTGRSGSATTRTLPPYSLTTLVLRPAGSSAGRPGAPGRPTAGAVTDRAATISWPAAAAGAAPIAKYEVYRQHGAVSEQLGETAGTSFTVGNLEPGARYTVNVLARDTAGRVSWSSPPLTFATGSPADSGCAVRFHNDTDWGNGYVATVDVVNTGPDAVDGWTLTWTWPTGWQQVSSGWNGTWTQTGAEVRVTPTADNRRLAAAGGSTSVGFVGAYGGPNVPPGVFRLNGTVCTVRP, encoded by the coding sequence ATGAGGAGATCCCTGCCCCGCCCCCGCCGGTGGACCGCGTACGCGGCGAGCCTGCTGCTCGCCACCACCGCGCTCGCCACCGTCGAACCGCCCCCGGCCGGCGCCGCCGCCGACCCGGTCGCGGTGACCGTGAACGCCCGCGCCGGGCTGGCCACCGTGCCGGACACCGCCCTCGGCGTCAACCACGCCATCTGGGACGCGAAGCTCGGCAGCACCGAGACGTCCGACCTGCTCAAGGCCGCCGGCGTGCGGATGCTGCGCTACCCCGGCGGCTCGTACGCCGACATCTACCACTGGAAGACGCACACCGCGCCCGGCGGCTACGTCGCGCCGGACACCGACTTCGACACGTTCATGGCGGCGGCCCGCCGGGTCGGCGCGCAACCGATGATCATCGCCAACTACGGCACCGGCACGCCGGCCGAGGCCGCCGAGTGGGTGCGGTACGCCAACGTCACCAAGGGCTACGGCGCGAAGTGGTGGACCGTCGGCAACGAGAACTACGGCAACGGCCTCTACGGTTCGGCCTGGGAGGCCGACGACCACGCCGACAAGAGCGCCACCCAGTACGCCAAGCTGGTGATCGAGTACGCCGACGCGATGAAGGCGGTCGACCCGAGCGTCAAGGTCGGCGCGGTGCTCACCATGCCCGGCAACTGGCCGGACGGCATCACCGCCGGCGGCGACCCGGGTCCGTGGAACCGGACCGTGCTCTCGCTCGCCGGCCCGAAGATCGACTTCGTGGACGTGCACTGGTACCCGGGCGGCACCGCCGCCGAGTCGCTGACCCGGACCAACCAGCTCCCGGACGCCACCTGGCTACTGCGCCAGCAGATCGACAGGTACGCCGGCCCGAACGCCGACCGGATCGGGATCAGCCTCACCGAGCTGAACGTCGACGCCGGCCGCACCACCCAGCCCGGCGCGCTGTTCCTCGCCGACGCCTACAGCGGCCTGCTGGAGCAGGGCGTCTTCACGGTGCAGTGGTGGAACGTGCACAACGGCATCGGCACCGTCTCCGAGGTCGCCGGGCAGACCGACTACGGCGACTTCGGGCTGCTGTCCAGCGGCGGCTGCACCGGCGACGGCGAGGTGTGCGAGCCGCCGTTCAACACGCCGTTCGCGCCGTACCACGCGCTGTCCATGATGAACACGTTCGCCCGCCCCGGCGACCAGTTCGTCCGCGCCGGCACCGACCAGCCGCTGGTCACCGCGCACGCGGTGCGCCGGCCGGACGGCAGTCTCGCGGTGCTGCTGCTCAACAAGGACCCGGACACCGCGTACCCGGTCGCGGTCGACTACGCCGGCTTCACCCCGGCGGACGAGGCGCCGACCGTGCACACGCTGACGAACGGGGCGGGCGCCGTCACCACCGGCCGCTCCGGCAGCGCCACCACCCGCACGCTGCCGCCGTACTCGCTGACCACGCTCGTGCTCCGACCGGCCGGCAGCTCCGCGGGGCGCCCGGGCGCCCCGGGCCGGCCGACCGCGGGCGCGGTGACCGACCGCGCCGCGACCATCTCCTGGCCGGCCGCCGCCGCGGGCGCCGCGCCGATCGCGAAGTACGAGGTGTACCGGCAGCACGGCGCCGTCAGCGAGCAGCTCGGCGAGACCGCCGGCACCTCGTTCACGGTGGGCAACCTGGAACCGGGCGCCCGCTACACGGTCAACGTGCTGGCCCGCGACACCGCCGGCCGGGTGTCCTGGTCGTCCCCGCCGCTGACGTTCGCCACCGGCAGCCCGGCCGACAGCGGCTGCGCGGTCCGCTTCCACAACGACACCGACTGGGGCAACGGGTACGTGGCGACCGTCGACGTGGTCAACACCGGCCCGGACGCGGTCGACGGCTGGACGCTGACCTGGACCTGGCCGACCGGCTGGCAGCAGGTGAGCAGCGGCTGGAACGGCACCTGGACCCAGACCGGCGCGGAGGTCCGGGTGACCCCGACCGCCGACAACCGCCGGCTGGCCGCCGCCGGTGGGAGCACCAGCGTCGGGTTCGTCGGCGCGTACGGCGGGCCGAACGTGCCGCCCGGCGTGTTCCGGCTCAACGGCACGGTCTGCACCGTCCGGCCCTGA
- a CDS encoding phosphatase PAP2 family protein → MDTRRSASTSGGALRRAARELTLVAVLFLAYKAGRQLVAGRAGTARANGERIWWLERLLHLPDEALVQAPLLAHELPVRLANSYYAYVHFPATVLCLVWLYLRQPAHYLRLRRALAALTGAAMVLHVCVPLAPPRLTTLTGLVDTGRRYGPSVYGPPDADQLSNQYAAMPSLHVGWALAVALALVAVTAGRWRWLWLAHPLITMVVVVGTGNHYWLDGVVAVALLGLILAALPRPAASDRRPVPPAVGPSRPHVVPPPRRAGRRRATKVPTTADVRLRPPGRG, encoded by the coding sequence TTGGACACCAGGCGGAGCGCGTCCACGTCCGGCGGCGCGCTGCGCCGGGCGGCCCGCGAGCTGACGCTCGTCGCGGTGCTCTTCCTCGCCTACAAGGCGGGCCGGCAACTGGTCGCCGGGCGGGCCGGCACCGCGCGGGCCAACGGGGAACGGATCTGGTGGCTGGAACGGCTGCTGCACCTGCCCGACGAGGCGCTCGTGCAGGCGCCACTGCTGGCGCACGAACTGCCGGTGCGGCTGGCCAACAGCTACTACGCGTACGTGCACTTCCCGGCCACCGTGCTCTGCCTGGTCTGGCTCTACCTGCGCCAGCCGGCCCACTACCTCCGGCTCCGGCGGGCGCTGGCGGCGCTGACCGGCGCGGCGATGGTGCTGCACGTCTGCGTCCCGCTCGCGCCGCCACGGCTGACCACGCTCACCGGGCTGGTCGACACCGGCCGCCGGTACGGCCCCAGCGTCTACGGACCGCCCGACGCCGACCAGCTCAGCAACCAGTACGCGGCCATGCCCTCGCTGCACGTGGGCTGGGCGCTGGCGGTGGCGCTGGCCCTGGTGGCGGTCACCGCCGGGCGGTGGCGCTGGCTCTGGCTGGCGCACCCGCTGATCACCATGGTCGTGGTCGTCGGCACCGGCAACCACTACTGGCTCGACGGGGTCGTCGCGGTGGCGCTGCTCGGACTGATCCTGGCCGCGCTGCCCCGACCCGCCGCGTCGGACCGGCGTCCCGTCCCGCCGGCGGTGGGACCGTCGCGCCCGCACGTGGTGCCACCGCCGCGCCGCGCCGGCCGCCGCCGGGCCACGAAGGTCCCGACGACGGCCGACGTCCGGCTCCGGCCGCCCGGCCGGGGTTGA
- a CDS encoding MDR family MFS transporter, with protein sequence MSAPTATAEAAPMSRRQTLEALSGLLLVLFVAMLSSTVVSTALPKIIGALNGSQTQYTWVVTATLLTATATTPIWGKLADLFSKKLLIQVAIVVFLVGSVAAGFSQSAGQLIAARAFQGIGVGGLQALVQVAIAAMIPPRERGRYNGYLGGVMALATVGGPLLGGLIVDTSWLGWRWCFFVGVPVAIIALFLLQVTLNLPTVRRRNVKIDYLGATLIAAGVSVLLIWISFVDDSFAWLSWQTGAMVGGAVLLLALAVRVESRAAEPVVPLHIVRERTTALAILGSLAVGMAMFGGAVFLGQYFQIGRGYSPTEAGLLTIPMMAGVLISSIVAGRMITTSGKIKPYIVFGAIVLVAGFALLGTIDHETSLVIVGVAMFIVGVGVGMTMQNLVLAVQNTVALKDIGAASASVAFFRSLGGTIGVSVLGAVLARRVTDRITHDLAAAGIPTTGGGGGSTLNLDALPEPVRQIVRAAYGDATGHIFLISAAIAVVGVVAALLLRPVTLRSSLDLPDPGRAVAVGADAIDGAPAFDGVGTDPAGREESARR encoded by the coding sequence ATGAGCGCACCCACCGCGACGGCCGAGGCCGCGCCCATGAGCCGGCGGCAGACGCTGGAAGCACTCAGCGGCCTGCTGCTGGTGCTCTTCGTGGCCATGCTGAGCAGCACCGTCGTCTCGACGGCCCTGCCGAAGATCATCGGCGCGCTCAACGGCTCGCAGACGCAGTACACCTGGGTGGTCACCGCCACCCTGCTCACCGCCACGGCCACCACCCCGATCTGGGGCAAGCTGGCCGACCTGTTCAGCAAGAAGCTGCTGATCCAGGTCGCCATCGTGGTCTTCCTGGTCGGCTCCGTGGCGGCCGGCTTCTCGCAGAGCGCCGGCCAGCTCATCGCCGCCCGGGCCTTCCAGGGCATCGGCGTCGGCGGCCTCCAGGCGCTGGTCCAGGTGGCCATCGCGGCGATGATCCCGCCGCGCGAGCGCGGTCGCTACAACGGCTACCTGGGCGGCGTCATGGCGCTCGCCACGGTCGGCGGCCCGCTGCTCGGCGGCCTCATCGTCGACACCTCCTGGCTCGGCTGGCGCTGGTGCTTCTTCGTCGGCGTGCCGGTCGCGATCATCGCGCTGTTCCTGCTCCAGGTCACGCTGAACCTGCCCACCGTGCGCCGGCGGAACGTCAAGATCGATTACCTGGGCGCCACGCTGATCGCCGCCGGGGTCAGCGTGCTGCTGATCTGGATCTCCTTCGTCGACGACTCGTTCGCCTGGCTCTCCTGGCAGACCGGGGCCATGGTCGGCGGCGCGGTGCTGCTGCTGGCGCTCGCCGTCCGGGTCGAGTCGCGGGCCGCCGAGCCGGTGGTGCCGCTGCACATCGTCCGCGAGCGCACCACCGCACTGGCCATCCTGGGCAGCCTCGCGGTCGGCATGGCCATGTTCGGCGGCGCGGTCTTCCTCGGCCAGTACTTCCAGATCGGGCGCGGCTACAGCCCGACCGAGGCCGGCCTGCTCACCATCCCGATGATGGCCGGCGTGCTGATCTCCTCGATCGTCGCCGGCCGGATGATCACCACCAGCGGGAAGATCAAGCCGTACATCGTGTTCGGGGCGATCGTGCTGGTCGCCGGCTTCGCGCTGCTCGGCACCATCGACCACGAGACCTCGCTGGTCATCGTCGGCGTGGCCATGTTCATCGTCGGCGTCGGCGTCGGCATGACCATGCAGAACCTGGTGCTCGCGGTGCAGAACACCGTCGCGCTCAAGGACATCGGCGCGGCCAGCGCCAGCGTGGCCTTCTTCCGGTCGCTCGGCGGCACCATCGGCGTGTCGGTGCTCGGCGCGGTGCTGGCCCGGCGGGTCACCGACCGGATCACCCACGACCTCGCCGCCGCCGGCATCCCCACCACCGGCGGCGGAGGCGGCAGCACGCTGAACCTCGACGCGTTGCCCGAGCCGGTACGGCAGATCGTCCGCGCCGCGTACGGGGACGCGACCGGGCACATCTTCCTCATCTCGGCCGCGATCGCGGTCGTCGGTGTGGTGGCGGCGCTCTTGCTGCGGCCGGTTACCCTGCGCTCCAGCCTCGACCTGCCGGACCCCGGCCGGGCGGTGGCGGTGGGTGCCGACGCGATCGACGGAGCGCCCGCGTTCGACGGGGTGGGCACCGACCCGGCCGGCCGGGAGGAATCCGCCCGCCGCTGA
- a CDS encoding TetR/AcrR family transcriptional regulator, with protein sequence MDECTGLRERKKAATRLALHEAALRLAVEHGPDRVTVEAIADAANVSRRTFSNYFSGKEEALFHGDTMRLRRMLELVAEQPTGLPPWAALTRAALAQADEGYDDPAEPWLSRRRRLHGHPSLAAHQVGAYTTIERELSAEIARRLTGADGPLRARVLAATFLASLRVAAQQWIEHPDAPLRDVLHDVLAHATPMAGGRPGESPMTAELG encoded by the coding sequence ATGGACGAGTGCACCGGCCTGCGGGAGCGGAAAAAGGCGGCGACCCGCCTGGCGCTGCACGAGGCGGCCCTGCGGCTGGCCGTCGAGCACGGCCCGGACCGGGTCACCGTCGAGGCCATCGCCGACGCCGCCAACGTCTCCCGGCGCACGTTCTCCAACTACTTCTCCGGCAAGGAGGAGGCGCTCTTCCACGGCGACACGATGCGGCTGCGCCGGATGCTGGAACTGGTCGCGGAGCAGCCCACCGGCCTGCCGCCCTGGGCCGCGCTGACCCGGGCCGCGCTGGCCCAGGCCGACGAGGGTTACGACGACCCGGCCGAGCCCTGGCTGAGCCGACGCCGCCGGCTGCACGGCCACCCCAGCCTGGCGGCCCACCAGGTCGGCGCGTACACGACCATCGAGCGGGAGCTGTCCGCCGAGATCGCCCGCCGCCTCACCGGCGCCGACGGGCCGCTGCGGGCGCGCGTCCTGGCCGCCACGTTCCTGGCCTCGCTCCGCGTCGCCGCCCAGCAGTGGATCGAGCACCCGGACGCGCCCCTGCGCGACGTGCTGCACGACGTGCTCGCCCACGCCACCCCCATGGCCGGGGGACGGCCCGGTGAATCCCCCATGACGGCTGAGCTGGGCTGA
- a CDS encoding low temperature requirement protein A: protein MGGDRWRKGLGPPARVAPATRVDKFEIFFDLVFVVSFFIITRATAANVTGRELLHALLVLAVLWWCWVVHIAVAARLRLGEGLVPILMVVGMVALFTFALALPQTFGDLRQGTAGPILVTVSYVVIRIVHTSLYWYATRGDPAGRRKVWLFLPEVLLSTCLLLVAALLPPHVDPEAGPWLRDALWIAVVVIQYSSGLLAGTDGWKITSAEHWTERYDLILIIALGESVISVGVGGNLLGKPVTWPAIPAAIFGILFTAALWWTHFDMIGPAARIALHAAKGHPRVAMARDAYAYLYLPMIAGVILFALGAEELVRTVTDPVGGAAERGHGPAVPLLFGGVMVYLAANMAFQWRTLRTLSWSRVGTLVVLAVTLPVGRHLSALGALGLLTAICLALVAVELVTFADARVALRRAVHEERASAEENEAAWRSRWHDVGSE, encoded by the coding sequence GTGGGCGGCGACAGGTGGCGCAAGGGGCTCGGACCGCCGGCGCGGGTCGCCCCGGCCACCCGGGTCGACAAGTTCGAGATCTTCTTCGACCTCGTCTTCGTGGTGTCGTTCTTCATCATCACGCGGGCCACCGCCGCCAACGTGACCGGACGGGAGCTGCTGCACGCGCTGCTGGTGCTCGCCGTGCTCTGGTGGTGCTGGGTGGTGCACATCGCGGTGGCCGCCCGGCTGCGGCTGGGCGAGGGCCTCGTGCCGATCCTGATGGTGGTCGGCATGGTCGCGTTGTTCACGTTCGCGCTGGCCCTGCCGCAGACGTTCGGCGACCTGCGCCAGGGCACCGCCGGCCCGATCCTGGTCACGGTCAGCTACGTGGTCATCCGGATCGTGCACACCTCGCTCTACTGGTACGCCACCCGCGGCGACCCGGCGGGCAGGCGCAAGGTGTGGCTGTTCCTGCCCGAGGTGCTGCTCTCGACCTGCCTGCTGCTGGTGGCCGCGTTGCTGCCGCCCCACGTGGACCCGGAGGCCGGGCCGTGGCTGCGCGACGCGCTGTGGATCGCGGTGGTGGTGATCCAGTACAGCAGCGGACTGCTGGCCGGCACCGACGGCTGGAAGATCACCTCGGCGGAGCACTGGACCGAACGCTACGACCTGATCCTGATCATCGCGCTGGGCGAGTCGGTCATCTCGGTCGGCGTCGGCGGCAACCTGCTCGGCAAGCCGGTGACCTGGCCGGCCATCCCGGCGGCGATCTTCGGCATCCTGTTCACCGCCGCGCTCTGGTGGACCCACTTCGACATGATCGGGCCGGCCGCCCGGATCGCGTTGCACGCCGCCAAGGGCCATCCGCGGGTGGCGATGGCGCGCGACGCGTACGCCTATCTCTACCTGCCCATGATCGCCGGGGTGATCCTGTTCGCGCTCGGCGCGGAGGAGCTGGTCCGGACCGTCACCGACCCGGTGGGCGGCGCGGCGGAGCGGGGCCACGGGCCGGCGGTGCCGCTGCTCTTCGGCGGCGTGATGGTCTACCTGGCCGCCAACATGGCGTTCCAGTGGCGCACGCTCCGCACGCTGTCGTGGAGCCGGGTCGGCACGCTGGTCGTGCTGGCGGTCACACTGCCGGTCGGCCGCCACCTGTCCGCGCTCGGCGCGCTCGGTCTGCTCACCGCGATCTGCCTGGCGCTGGTCGCGGTCGAGCTGGTGACCTTCGCGGACGCCCGCGTGGCCCTGCGCCGGGCGGTGCACGAGGAGCGGGCCAGCGCCGAGGAGAACGAGGCCGCCTGGCGGTCCCGGTGGCACGACGTCGGGTCGGAGTGA
- a CDS encoding SRPBCC domain-containing protein has product MIEIATEVDLFHQPARIWRALTERALLAKWFADSTPRDDRWLLATAALPGYDADTEVELVELRAPRRLVVRCREGDERATRLACDLTPSGHGTRLSVREVLEEGDWDADARAGQHERALTGRLPAILDWLAFQEVDLRRAEGGLTAELPVVRLLGDERGRPRRRLLLAAGAVLLLAGGTGAALWATRDTPPSPAAPPSPPALVLPTTTPAASPRPTTARPTPSASRRSASPSPSPSRSPSPTPSPTPSVAAVGLTATYQTVTDRVFGYRGEVVLRNPGPAPRPDWTVTVTLGDGATVGSVNGAEAAQDGTVVTFTGTELPPEGSVTIRFDVRDPDPLHDAPESCAADNTPCTTP; this is encoded by the coding sequence GTGATCGAGATCGCCACCGAGGTCGACCTGTTCCATCAGCCCGCCCGGATCTGGCGGGCGTTGACCGAACGGGCGCTGCTGGCCAAGTGGTTCGCCGACAGCACACCGCGGGACGACCGCTGGTTGCTGGCGACCGCGGCGCTGCCCGGCTACGACGCCGACACCGAGGTGGAGCTGGTCGAGCTGCGCGCCCCCCGACGGCTGGTGGTGCGGTGCCGGGAGGGGGACGAGCGGGCCACCCGGCTCGCCTGCGACCTGACACCCAGCGGGCACGGCACCCGCCTGTCCGTCCGCGAGGTGCTGGAGGAGGGCGACTGGGACGCCGACGCCCGCGCCGGGCAGCACGAGCGGGCGCTGACCGGGCGGCTGCCGGCGATCCTCGACTGGCTCGCGTTCCAGGAGGTGGACCTGCGCCGCGCCGAGGGTGGGCTGACCGCGGAGCTGCCGGTGGTCCGCCTGCTCGGCGACGAGCGCGGTCGCCCCCGACGGCGGCTCCTGCTGGCCGCCGGCGCGGTGCTGCTGCTCGCCGGCGGCACCGGGGCGGCGTTGTGGGCGACCCGGGACACCCCGCCGTCGCCGGCCGCCCCGCCGTCGCCGCCGGCGCTGGTCCTGCCCACCACCACCCCCGCCGCGTCGCCACGGCCCACCACCGCCCGACCCACGCCGAGCGCCAGCCGCCGCAGCGCCTCCCCCTCGCCGTCGCCGTCCCGCTCCCCCAGCCCTACGCCGAGCCCGACGCCGTCGGTCGCCGCCGTCGGGCTGACCGCGACGTACCAGACGGTCACCGACCGGGTCTTCGGCTACCGGGGCGAGGTGGTGCTCCGCAATCCCGGCCCGGCTCCCCGCCCGGATTGGACGGTGACCGTGACGCTCGGCGACGGCGCCACCGTGGGCTCGGTCAACGGCGCCGAGGCGGCACAGGACGGCACCGTGGTCACGTTCACCGGCACCGAGTTGCCGCCCGAGGGCTCGGTCACCATCCGCTTCGACGTCCGGGACCCGGACCCCCTGCACGACGCCCCGGAGTCCTGCGCCGCCGACAACACTCCCTGCACCACGCCCTGA